The following proteins are co-located in the Pseudomonas fluorescens genome:
- a CDS encoding PAS domain-containing sensor histidine kinase: protein MSSGDKLFGRLLGRSSALAIDTPLPPAAGLHMQLDAQGHVLEISGTLRPQLGHPMNSPRLHDLLCAHSALAVEGVPADWQRHSLDLDFHSVAGHILHTRATIEAHEHGWLLHAVDIGDLLGGRDRAEQREQNHQLTSRVSEQLRVCSLSRLPEVFNEQLCSVAQRWRIPCVALALLDQEDQGWMIYSQYANHDAPLFWHAGQRLGTCLDSLNGTTPLSLQAPYGRGEHPRLHSVFGNADGFLVPYRDGQGVAAWLLCGAYSGQPHTGDRDWLNLAAALAAPLLSRLREHRHHQQLERLEALQGLLGTGWFELLPASDEIQLAPQLIRNLDPEEGPTRQPLDTWLNLIHPADRQELHSRLHDLQTLGKPLLASVRLNRSDPDRPPTWYRVQGQVLGAGEQRRWVGFMLDISDIKNQQLQADAAHARLDNLIASSPAVIYVQRYVNGALQPVFFSDSLLPLLGRTLAECNHDSLVQWVHPDDRDLYFQRTRQLLREGSVRSRYRVQDKQGDYHWLLDEAKLLRDDLGVPVEAVGLWLDVTEATLAAQQVKDSEERYRILVEDSPAMICRYRPDLTLTFGNTPLANYLECSPAQLHGVNLGDWLSTEQREAFTHRIEQLTPEFPVSTAEISLQLPGREHAWWVWSDRGVFDEHGALVEVQAVGRDNTEVRRSQQQLTQSAKMATLGEMATGLAHEINQPLNVMRMAIVNVLKRLGNGDAQVDYLTEKLQRIDAQVQRAARVVDHMRVFGRRSEIEQQPFDPAQALEGTLSLLSEGLRGKGVDVRLTQAQVPVQVKGYIDQLEQVLINLMVNARDALVSQREKNPALRPWIAVHTEHDSRHVRIWVEDNGGGIDPRLLERIFEPFFTTKPIGVGTGLGLSVSYGIVENMGGRLSVSNGEHGARFCIELPRATDA, encoded by the coding sequence TTGAGTTCCGGCGACAAACTCTTCGGGCGCCTGCTCGGCCGCAGTAGCGCGCTGGCTATCGACACGCCACTGCCCCCGGCTGCCGGTTTGCACATGCAGTTGGATGCTCAAGGCCATGTGCTGGAGATCAGCGGCACGCTGCGCCCGCAGTTGGGGCACCCGATGAACTCGCCACGCTTGCACGACCTTCTGTGTGCCCATAGCGCCCTGGCAGTGGAAGGTGTGCCGGCCGATTGGCAACGCCACAGCCTCGACCTGGATTTCCACAGCGTAGCCGGGCACATCCTGCACACCCGGGCGACGATAGAAGCCCACGAGCACGGCTGGCTGTTGCATGCCGTGGATATCGGCGATTTGCTCGGCGGCCGAGACCGGGCCGAACAGCGCGAACAGAACCATCAACTGACCAGCCGGGTAAGTGAGCAATTGCGCGTGTGCAGCCTCAGCCGCCTGCCCGAGGTGTTCAATGAACAGTTGTGCAGCGTCGCGCAACGCTGGCGTATCCCGTGTGTCGCCCTCGCCTTGCTCGATCAGGAAGATCAGGGCTGGATGATCTACAGCCAGTACGCCAACCATGACGCCCCGCTGTTCTGGCACGCCGGTCAGCGGCTCGGCACCTGCCTGGACAGTCTCAACGGTACGACGCCGCTGAGCCTGCAAGCCCCCTATGGGCGTGGTGAACACCCGCGTTTGCATAGCGTATTTGGGAATGCCGATGGTTTTCTGGTGCCCTATCGCGATGGCCAAGGCGTCGCCGCATGGCTGCTGTGCGGCGCCTACAGCGGCCAACCGCACACCGGCGATCGAGACTGGCTGAACCTCGCTGCTGCCCTGGCCGCGCCATTGCTCAGCCGCCTGCGCGAACACCGTCACCATCAACAACTGGAACGCCTGGAAGCCCTGCAAGGCTTGCTGGGCACTGGCTGGTTTGAGTTGTTGCCCGCGAGTGACGAAATCCAGCTCGCCCCCCAATTGATACGCAACCTCGACCCGGAGGAAGGCCCGACTCGGCAACCTCTGGACACGTGGCTGAACCTGATCCACCCCGCCGACCGCCAGGAGCTGCACAGTCGTCTGCACGACCTGCAAACCCTGGGTAAGCCGTTGCTCGCCAGCGTACGCCTCAACCGCAGCGACCCCGACCGGCCGCCGACCTGGTATCGCGTGCAGGGCCAAGTGTTGGGCGCCGGTGAGCAACGTCGATGGGTCGGCTTTATGCTCGATATCAGTGACATCAAGAACCAGCAACTGCAAGCCGACGCCGCCCACGCCCGGTTGGACAACCTGATAGCCAGCTCACCGGCGGTGATCTATGTGCAGCGCTATGTGAACGGGGCCCTGCAGCCGGTGTTTTTCAGTGACAGCCTGCTCCCCTTGCTCGGCCGTACACTCGCCGAGTGCAACCACGACAGCCTGGTGCAATGGGTACACCCGGACGACCGCGACCTGTACTTCCAGCGCACCCGCCAACTGCTGCGTGAAGGCAGCGTGCGCAGCCGTTATCGTGTGCAGGACAAACAGGGCGACTACCACTGGCTGCTCGACGAAGCCAAGTTGCTGCGCGACGACCTTGGCGTGCCGGTGGAAGCGGTCGGCCTGTGGCTTGATGTCACCGAGGCGACCCTGGCGGCGCAACAGGTCAAGGACAGCGAGGAGCGCTACCGAATCCTCGTCGAAGACTCCCCGGCGATGATTTGCCGCTACCGCCCGGACCTGACCCTGACGTTTGGCAACACGCCACTGGCCAACTACCTGGAATGTTCACCCGCACAGCTGCACGGGGTGAACCTGGGGGACTGGCTGTCGACCGAACAGCGCGAGGCATTTACCCACCGCATCGAGCAACTGACGCCGGAATTTCCCGTCAGCACCGCCGAAATCAGCCTGCAATTACCTGGGCGCGAACATGCCTGGTGGGTGTGGTCGGACCGCGGGGTATTTGATGAGCACGGCGCATTGGTGGAAGTACAGGCCGTGGGCCGCGACAACACCGAGGTGCGCCGCTCTCAGCAACAACTGACGCAAAGCGCGAAAATGGCCACCCTCGGCGAAATGGCCACCGGCCTGGCCCACGAGATCAACCAGCCACTGAATGTGATGCGCATGGCCATCGTCAATGTGCTCAAGCGCCTGGGCAATGGCGACGCGCAGGTCGATTACCTGACCGAAAAACTGCAGCGCATTGACGCACAGGTACAGCGTGCGGCCCGTGTGGTGGACCACATGCGCGTGTTCGGCCGCCGTTCGGAGATCGAGCAACAACCCTTCGACCCGGCGCAGGCGCTGGAGGGCACACTGTCGTTGCTCAGCGAAGGCCTGCGCGGCAAAGGCGTGGACGTGCGCCTGACCCAGGCGCAGGTTCCGGTGCAGGTCAAAGGCTACATCGACCAACTTGAACAGGTGTTGATCAACCTGATGGTCAACGCCCGCGATGCGCTGGTCAGCCAACGCGAGAAAAACCCCGCGTTGCGCCCCTGGATTGCAGTGCACACCGAACACGACAGCCGCCACGTACGCATCTGGGTCGAAGACAACGGCGGCGGCATCGACCCACGTTTACTGGAGCGAATCTTCGAACCGTTCTTCACCACCAAGCCGATTGGCGTGGGGACCGGGTTGGGCTTGTCGGTGAGCTACGGCATCGTGGAAAACATGGGCGGGCGCCTGAGCGTCAGCAACGGTGAACACGGCGCGCGGTTTTGTATTGAGCTGCCCAGGGCCACCGACGCTTAA
- a CDS encoding TadE/TadG family type IV pilus assembly protein — MKTSLPSKQKGTAAIEFVAVFVIFFAVFYGMVSYSLPLLLLQSFNQATAEAVRLSVALDPTMPGYQAAVQSTAKNAITTRLYWIPPAYNFNINQISTTFNNGLLSVQINYPSANLQSVMPFIVLPGIGTVPQLPVTLQAQSSLQF, encoded by the coding sequence ATGAAAACAAGCCTCCCCAGTAAGCAAAAAGGCACGGCAGCGATCGAATTTGTGGCCGTGTTTGTGATTTTTTTCGCCGTGTTCTACGGCATGGTCAGCTATAGCCTGCCGCTGCTGCTCTTGCAGTCGTTCAACCAGGCAACCGCCGAGGCCGTGCGGCTGAGCGTGGCCCTGGACCCGACGATGCCGGGCTACCAGGCCGCCGTGCAGAGCACCGCCAAAAACGCTATCACCACGCGTTTGTATTGGATTCCGCCGGCGTACAACTTCAACATCAACCAAATCAGCACCACCTTCAACAACGGCCTGCTGTCGGTGCAGATCAACTACCCGTCGGCCAATCTCCAGTCGGTCATGCCCTTTATTGTCCTGCCCGGCATTGGCACCGTGCCGCAATTGCCGGTGACGTTGCAGGCCCAGTCGAGCCTGCAATTTTGA
- a CDS encoding prepilin peptidase has product MIQAAVVLLWLALCARQDARQRLLANRLTLGAALLALIYLVWTGNTWLGASVAQGLWAFILALLLTLPGYALGRLGAGDVKLLAALALASNAEYLLGSFVGAAAVNVLWLLLAPKLWPLMRQGLKTHLLYLAPNSSKKLPFAPFLLVGFALAWFWIH; this is encoded by the coding sequence GTGATCCAAGCTGCGGTGGTGCTGTTGTGGTTGGCGCTGTGTGCGAGGCAGGACGCCCGGCAACGATTGCTTGCCAATCGCCTGACGCTGGGCGCGGCCCTGTTGGCGTTGATTTATCTTGTGTGGACGGGCAACACCTGGCTCGGTGCATCCGTCGCGCAGGGGCTGTGGGCGTTTATCCTCGCGCTGCTGTTGACCTTGCCCGGTTACGCCCTTGGCCGGCTGGGGGCGGGGGACGTCAAGCTGCTTGCGGCGCTGGCGCTGGCATCGAATGCCGAGTATTTGCTGGGGTCATTTGTCGGCGCTGCGGCCGTCAATGTGCTCTGGCTGTTACTCGCGCCAAAACTGTGGCCGCTTATGCGTCAAGGGCTTAAAACGCATCTGCTGTACCTGGCCCCGAATTCGTCAAAAAAATTGCCGTTTGCGCCGTTTTTACTGGTGGGCTTTGCACTCGCCTGGTTTTGGATCCATTAG
- a CDS encoding response regulator transcription factor gives MNKLTSAVKVLVVDDQPLIVEELCEFLESSGFRCVPCESSQQALKRFSEDAEIGLVLCDLHMPDMDGIELVQALQKVAGKQRAFEAIMLTGRADKQDVIKALRAGIADYYQKPINLHELLEGLQRQEAALEERKKELQLGHLNQKLQFLSESINDLYQDLDKVRRSPQVLEGEDASAEEVGPLETPAIFNQLSPRQLDVARLVGKGQTNYQIACELGITENTVKLYVSQVLRLTHMHNRTQLALALSPNNSAMRQRVTAH, from the coding sequence GTGAACAAGCTTACCTCTGCAGTAAAAGTGCTCGTAGTCGATGATCAGCCGTTGATCGTGGAAGAGCTTTGTGAGTTCCTTGAAAGCAGCGGTTTCCGCTGCGTGCCTTGTGAGTCCAGCCAACAGGCCTTGAAACGCTTCAGCGAAGACGCCGAGATCGGCCTGGTGCTGTGCGACCTGCATATGCCGGACATGGACGGCATCGAGCTGGTCCAGGCCCTGCAAAAGGTGGCCGGCAAACAGCGCGCCTTCGAGGCGATCATGTTGACCGGCCGCGCCGATAAGCAAGATGTGATCAAGGCCCTGCGCGCGGGGATCGCGGACTACTACCAGAAGCCGATCAACCTGCACGAGTTGCTCGAAGGCTTGCAGCGCCAGGAAGCCGCGCTGGAAGAACGCAAGAAGGAGCTGCAACTGGGGCACCTGAACCAGAAGCTGCAATTTCTTTCCGAGTCCATCAATGATCTGTACCAGGACCTCGACAAAGTGCGCCGCAGCCCGCAAGTGCTGGAAGGCGAAGATGCCTCGGCCGAGGAGGTCGGGCCGTTAGAAACGCCGGCGATCTTCAACCAATTGTCGCCGCGTCAGTTGGACGTCGCGCGGCTGGTGGGCAAGGGGCAGACCAACTATCAAATCGCCTGCGAGCTGGGCATTACCGAGAACACCGTGAAGCTGTATGTGTCCCAGGTTCTACGCCTGACCCACATGCATAACCGCACGCAATTGGCGTTGGCGCTATCGCCGAACAATTCGGCAATGCGCCAGCGTGTCACTGCCCACTGA
- a CDS encoding DUF3613 domain-containing protein, with product MNVPYLTSLAVLVMPLSVMAIDPGPSSPQQAVTESWLTLQASGRAASTTPQKATAAEREQAAQRLLESYKHPIPEYFEQKVGGQTQGSN from the coding sequence ATGAACGTGCCTTATCTGACCAGCCTGGCAGTGCTGGTAATGCCCCTGAGCGTGATGGCCATAGACCCCGGCCCCTCGTCGCCGCAGCAGGCAGTCACCGAGAGCTGGCTGACCTTGCAGGCCAGTGGGCGTGCCGCATCAACGACACCGCAAAAGGCCACGGCCGCAGAACGCGAACAAGCCGCCCAGCGCTTACTGGAGAGCTACAAGCATCCGATTCCGGAGTATTTCGAACAGAAAGTCGGTGGGCAGACCCAAGGCAGTAATTGA
- a CDS encoding tetratricopeptide repeat protein produces the protein MKALIAGMSLLLLGGCATNGQTPWGALTATGTCPKPGADQELSLNLADEMANDGKLHASLANLQSLPATLPQVRLRQAKAYRLLGRSEAEPLYRSLLGTCMAAEGEHGLGQLASAKGDNGQAMSHLQRAARLAPTDEKIRNDLGVVYLNQLRLEDARFEFLTAMELKQSDPLAAINLVTLLIYQDNWQQAAQLVTQMGLSPEQVTDAQARAEKLKGSSATVAKAKDQIATVVDPASHPRN, from the coding sequence ATGAAAGCCTTGATAGCCGGTATGAGCCTGTTACTGCTCGGCGGTTGCGCCACCAATGGCCAGACCCCGTGGGGCGCCCTGACGGCCACCGGCACCTGCCCCAAGCCCGGCGCCGACCAGGAACTGTCGCTGAACCTGGCCGATGAAATGGCCAACGACGGCAAGCTGCACGCCAGCCTGGCCAACCTGCAGAGCTTGCCGGCCACGCTGCCCCAGGTGCGCCTGCGCCAGGCCAAGGCTTATCGGTTGCTGGGACGCAGCGAGGCCGAGCCACTTTATCGCAGCCTGCTCGGCACCTGCATGGCCGCAGAAGGCGAACACGGGTTGGGGCAACTGGCCTCGGCCAAGGGCGACAACGGGCAAGCCATGTCGCACTTGCAACGCGCGGCGCGACTGGCCCCGACCGACGAAAAGATCCGCAACGACCTGGGCGTGGTGTACCTCAACCAACTGCGTCTTGAGGATGCGCGATTCGAATTCTTGACCGCCATGGAACTCAAGCAGAGCGACCCGCTGGCGGCGATCAACCTGGTGACCCTGCTGATCTATCAGGACAACTGGCAGCAGGCCGCGCAACTGGTCACTCAAATGGGCCTGAGCCCCGAACAAGTCACCGATGCCCAGGCCAGGGCCGAAAAACTCAAGGGCTCCAGCGCAACCGTCGCCAAGGCCAAGGACCAGATCGCGACGGTCGTCGATCCAGCCAGCCACCCGAGGAATTGA
- a CDS encoding type II secretion system F family protein — MAISLLISAVLFLAALALVLANLIKHRRSQRLVAQRLQGQMGSEHKLGNLMRQLGNSPLAQRSVSLDNETQTLLNRVGWRQASQRSMFAAIQVGTPLLLLGVVLVGQQLLFPHTASPWLAPLIGLGIGYLLPKRILARAANARQQRIAREVSTFIPLLRILFESGMAVEQALRVLSIEAQRLLPALTHELRLILTRVDSGLELSEELGKTARMLAVDEFTDTCTILQQLVQQGGGAMKSLLALKQLLDDRRLTRIQEFVSKMSAKMSVVMMVFLFPALLIVLGGPAFIGISRALSNL, encoded by the coding sequence ATGGCTATTTCGCTGCTGATCAGCGCCGTACTGTTCCTGGCTGCCCTGGCGCTGGTGCTGGCCAACTTGATTAAACATCGGCGCAGCCAACGCCTGGTCGCCCAGCGTTTGCAGGGCCAGATGGGCAGCGAACACAAGCTCGGCAACCTAATGCGCCAACTGGGCAACAGCCCTTTGGCACAGCGTTCGGTCAGCCTGGACAACGAAACCCAAACCCTGCTCAACCGGGTCGGCTGGCGCCAGGCCTCCCAGCGCTCCATGTTCGCGGCCATCCAAGTGGGCACCCCGTTACTGCTGTTGGGCGTTGTGCTGGTGGGCCAGCAACTGCTGTTTCCCCACACGGCGTCGCCGTGGCTGGCGCCCTTGATTGGCCTGGGCATCGGCTACCTGCTGCCCAAGCGGATTCTGGCCAGGGCCGCCAATGCGCGGCAGCAACGCATTGCGCGCGAGGTCTCCACGTTCATTCCGCTGCTGCGCATTCTGTTCGAATCCGGCATGGCGGTCGAACAAGCGCTACGCGTGTTGAGCATTGAAGCGCAGCGCCTGCTGCCGGCGCTGACCCATGAACTGCGCCTGATCCTGACCCGCGTCGACTCCGGCCTGGAACTCAGCGAAGAGCTGGGTAAAACCGCCAGGATGCTGGCCGTGGACGAATTCACCGACACCTGCACCATCCTCCAGCAACTGGTGCAGCAGGGCGGCGGTGCGATGAAATCGTTACTGGCGCTCAAGCAATTGCTCGACGACCGACGCCTGACGCGCATTCAGGAATTCGTGTCGAAAATGTCCGCGAAAATGTCGGTGGTGATGATGGTGTTTTTGTTTCCCGCCCTGCTGATCGTGCTTGGGGGGCCGGCGTTTATCGGTATCTCTCGGGCCTTGAGTAACTTATGA
- a CDS encoding type II secretion system F family protein, with protein sequence MTGAILLLICLILIGLSLRSFQNGLRRAQTERVLGRLAEGQPQLTEEAGQWSGVEKMFLRAGLGKPSDSLGLWLTMWALGVVLGGLVAGWAGLLVMLVLPLLLLRLYIAWRYQRRIKRMIEQLPQLLDHTVRSLKAGRTLADAVLGGIEITEDPLQEAMGRIRRNVQLGVSLPESAHDFAEFYERDEFRLFALGLKVNHRYGGNASELLENLIKMIREREQAARQLRALTGETRVTAYVLTALPISMIGYFLAVNPAYLMTMWNDGTGRMLLFVALIMQLLGCFTLWRMLRSV encoded by the coding sequence ATGACCGGGGCTATCCTGCTGCTCATCTGCCTGATCCTGATCGGCCTGTCGCTTCGGTCCTTTCAAAACGGCCTGCGCCGCGCCCAGACCGAGCGCGTGCTGGGCCGGCTCGCCGAAGGCCAGCCGCAACTGACCGAAGAGGCCGGCCAGTGGAGTGGCGTGGAAAAAATGTTCCTGCGTGCGGGCCTCGGCAAACCCAGCGACAGCTTGGGGCTGTGGCTGACGATGTGGGCCCTGGGCGTCGTGCTGGGTGGGTTGGTGGCCGGTTGGGCCGGCCTGCTGGTGATGCTGGTATTGCCGCTGTTGCTGTTGCGCCTGTACATCGCCTGGCGCTACCAACGACGCATCAAGCGCATGATCGAACAGTTACCGCAATTGCTCGACCATACCGTGCGCAGCCTCAAGGCCGGACGCACGTTGGCCGATGCGGTGCTGGGCGGTATCGAGATCACGGAGGACCCGCTGCAAGAAGCCATGGGCCGTATCCGGCGCAACGTGCAGTTGGGTGTCAGCCTGCCGGAATCCGCCCACGACTTTGCCGAGTTCTACGAGCGTGATGAGTTTCGCCTGTTCGCGCTGGGCCTGAAGGTCAACCATCGCTATGGCGGCAACGCCAGTGAACTGCTGGAAAATCTGATCAAGATGATCCGCGAGCGCGAGCAGGCCGCTCGCCAGCTGCGCGCCCTGACCGGCGAAACCCGGGTGACCGCCTATGTGCTCACCGCCCTGCCGATCTCGATGATCGGCTACTTCCTGGCGGTGAACCCCGCCTACCTGATGACCATGTGGAATGACGGCACCGGGCGCATGCTGTTGTTCGTGGCGCTGATCATGCAGCTGTTGGGCTGCTTCACCTTGTGGCGCATGTTGCGGAGCGTATGA
- a CDS encoding CpaF family protein, with protein sequence MNGEKLFGTPVREFGGNTDHDGLKLVLHRYIIDAIEESGKNLLEGSRQLLAQFVIDKVAEYINRLHLAISRYEMERLAEEIVDELTGFGPLEVLLRDPSVTEILVNGPHRVFIERDGLLHQSDLRFIDSHHVERVMQRILAPLGRRLDESSPMVDARLPDGSRVNAIIPPIALDGPCLSIRKFRKDMLKSSDLVAMQTIDQNIFDFFQDAVGKRCNILISGGTGTGKTTLLNILSQLINPHERLVTIEDVAELQLGHPHVVRLETRPPNAEGHGEVKASDLIRNALRMRPDRIILGEIRGVEVLDVLTAMNTGHDGSMSTVHANNAGDALLRLETLVGLTGRVVAEKTLRQMICAALDVVIQLTRLPDGRRCVSEVVEVVGIREDVYVTNTLFRHDRRTGFGFLREAVNPAGEKLRREPTLP encoded by the coding sequence ATGAACGGCGAAAAACTCTTTGGCACACCGGTTCGCGAATTCGGGGGCAATACGGACCACGACGGGCTGAAGCTGGTGCTGCATCGTTACATCATCGATGCCATCGAAGAGTCGGGAAAAAACCTGCTGGAGGGCTCGCGCCAGCTGTTGGCGCAGTTCGTCATCGACAAAGTCGCTGAATACATCAACCGCCTGCACCTGGCGATTTCCCGTTATGAGATGGAACGGCTGGCCGAAGAAATCGTCGACGAGTTGACCGGTTTCGGCCCACTGGAAGTCCTGCTGCGCGACCCGTCCGTGACGGAAATCCTGGTCAATGGCCCGCACCGGGTGTTTATCGAGCGTGACGGTTTGCTGCACCAGAGCGACCTGCGCTTTATCGATTCGCACCACGTTGAGCGGGTGATGCAACGCATCCTCGCGCCGCTGGGCCGGCGCCTGGATGAGTCATCGCCGATGGTCGACGCCCGTCTGCCCGATGGCAGCCGGGTCAACGCGATCATCCCGCCGATCGCCCTCGATGGGCCGTGCCTGTCGATACGTAAATTTCGCAAGGACATGCTCAAGAGCAGCGACCTGGTCGCGATGCAGACCATCGACCAGAACATCTTTGACTTCTTCCAGGACGCGGTCGGCAAGCGCTGCAACATCCTCATCAGTGGCGGCACCGGCACCGGCAAAACCACTTTGCTGAATATTCTCAGCCAATTGATCAACCCCCATGAACGCCTGGTCACCATCGAGGACGTGGCCGAGTTGCAACTGGGCCACCCGCACGTCGTGCGCCTGGAAACCCGCCCGCCGAACGCCGAGGGCCACGGCGAGGTCAAGGCCAGCGACCTGATCCGCAACGCCCTGCGGATGCGCCCCGACCGCATTATTCTCGGCGAGATCCGTGGTGTCGAAGTGCTCGATGTACTGACCGCCATGAACACCGGCCACGACGGTTCCATGAGCACCGTGCACGCCAACAACGCCGGCGATGCGCTGCTGCGCCTGGAAACCCTGGTGGGGTTGACCGGCCGCGTGGTGGCGGAGAAAACCCTGCGACAAATGATCTGCGCGGCCCTGGATGTGGTGATCCAACTGACCCGCCTGCCCGACGGGCGTCGTTGCGTCAGCGAAGTGGTCGAGGTGGTGGGCATCCGCGAAGACGTCTACGTGACTAACACCCTGTTCCGCCATGACCGGCGTACCGGTTTCGGTTTTCTGCGTGAAGCGGTCAACCCTGCCGGCGAAAAACTGCGCCGCGAACCGACACTGCCTTGA
- a CDS encoding AAA family ATPase, which yields MSDSLSQTFLAITRNTTDLEWLQGALAPLGQVVSAGSGTLDELLALVDVTFANLVFIGLDREHVVAQSALIEGALEAKPMLAIVALGDGMDNQLVLNAMRAGARDFVAYGSRSSEVAGLVRRLSKRLPQVTTNTQLGGLTVLYGTQSNADGALLTSHLALVVQKSGQQTLLLDLGLPRGDSLALLGLESSFNFGDALRHLRRLDTTLINSAFTSAEDGLRILAYAPNDEPLELTSAAELYMLLSALRQHFQHIVVNLAGQPDSEALRTFVSHCDKLLWCADQSVLDCRRNLGVLKQWREKGMKLEHAKLLVDRYIKGCAPDAEALGKSFGLEVIAVLPFSPEVRLNAKNQGQTLFALAPRESLTHALKTLGERLAKRSEGMKKTSNTWLERLLGAGK from the coding sequence ATGAGCGATAGCCTGAGCCAGACGTTTCTGGCAATCACGCGCAATACCACCGACCTGGAATGGCTGCAGGGCGCGCTGGCGCCGCTTGGCCAAGTGGTCAGTGCCGGCAGTGGCACCCTGGACGAGCTGCTGGCGCTGGTGGATGTCACCTTCGCCAACCTGGTGTTCATCGGCCTCGACCGTGAGCACGTGGTCGCCCAAAGCGCGCTGATCGAAGGTGCGCTGGAAGCCAAGCCGATGCTGGCCATCGTCGCCCTCGGTGACGGCATGGACAACCAGTTGGTACTCAATGCAATGCGCGCCGGCGCCCGGGATTTTGTCGCCTACGGTTCACGCTCCAGCGAAGTCGCCGGGCTGGTGCGCCGCCTGAGCAAGCGCTTGCCGCAGGTCACCACCAACACCCAACTGGGCGGCCTGACCGTGCTGTACGGCACCCAAAGCAATGCCGACGGCGCCCTGCTCACCAGCCATTTGGCGTTGGTCGTGCAAAAGAGCGGCCAGCAAACGTTGCTGCTGGACCTGGGCCTGCCCCGCGGCGACAGCCTGGCGCTGCTGGGGCTGGAAAGCTCATTCAATTTTGGCGATGCCCTGCGCCACCTCAGGCGGCTGGACACCACCCTGATCAACAGCGCGTTTACCTCTGCCGAAGACGGTCTGCGCATCCTCGCCTACGCCCCCAACGACGAGCCGCTGGAGCTGACCAGCGCCGCCGAGCTGTACATGCTGCTCAGTGCCTTGCGCCAGCACTTCCAACACATTGTGGTGAACCTCGCCGGCCAACCGGACAGCGAAGCGCTGCGCACGTTTGTCAGCCACTGCGACAAGCTGTTGTGGTGCGCCGACCAGAGCGTACTGGACTGCCGTCGCAACCTTGGCGTGCTTAAACAGTGGCGCGAAAAAGGCATGAAACTGGAGCACGCCAAGCTCTTGGTCGACCGCTATATCAAAGGCTGCGCGCCCGATGCCGAGGCCTTGGGCAAAAGCTTCGGGCTGGAAGTGATCGCCGTGTTGCCGTTTAGCCCGGAGGTGCGCCTGAACGCCAAGAACCAGGGGCAAACCCTGTTCGCACTGGCCCCTCGGGAAAGCCTGACCCACGCCCTGAAAACCCTCGGCGAGCGCCTCGCAAAACGCTCGGAAGGCATGAAGAAAACGTCCAACACCTGGCTTGAACGCTTGCTGGGAGCCGGCAAATGA